A section of the Budorcas taxicolor isolate Tak-1 chromosome 17, Takin1.1, whole genome shotgun sequence genome encodes:
- the PABPC4L gene encoding polyadenylate-binding protein 4-like, protein MNIAAKYRQASLYVGDLHADVTEDLLFKKFSAVGPVLSIRICRDLVTRRSLGYAYVNFLQLADAQKALDTMNFDLIKGKSIRLMWSQRDAYLRKSGIGNVFIKNLDRSIDNKTLYEHFSAFGKILSSKVMSDDQGSRGYAFVHFQNQIAADRAIEEMNGTLLKDCRLFVGRFKSRKDREAEFQNKAHEFTNVYIKNFGDEMDDERLKEVFSKYGKTLSVKVMTDSSGKSKGFGFVSFDSHEAAKRAVEEMNGKDINGQLLFVGRAQKKAERQAELKQMFEQLKHERFRRCQGAKLYIKNLDETIDDEKLRREFSTFGSISRVKVMQEEGRSKGFGLICFSSAEEATKAMTEMNGRILGSKPLNIALAQKP, encoded by the coding sequence ATGAATATAGCAGCCAAGtaccgccaggcctccctgtacgtGGGTGACCTCCATGCTGACGTCACCGAGGACCTGCTGTTCAAGAAGTTCAGCGCCGTGGGGCCCGTGTTGTCCATCCGCATCTGCAGGGACCTGGTCACCCGCCGCTCCCTGGGCTACGCCTATGTGAACTTTCTGCAGCTGGCGGATGCCCAGAAGGCGCTGGACACCATGAACTTTGACTTGATAAAGGGCAAATCCATCCGTCTCATGTGGTCTCAACGTGACGCCTACTTAAGGAAATCTGGGATTGGGAACGTGTTCATCAAGAATCTGGACAGATCCATTGATAACAAAACCCTTTATGAACACTTTTCAGCGTTTGGGAAGATCCTGTCCTCCAAGGTGATGAGTGATGATCAGGGCTCCAGGGGCTATGCATTCGTGCACTTTCAAAACCAGATTGCTGCGGACAGGGCCATCGAGGAGATGAATGGGACACTGCTTAAGGACTGCAGGCTGTTTGTTGGCAGATTCAAAAGCCGCAAAGATCGAGAAGCCGAGTTTCAGAACAAAGCCCATGAATTCACCAATGTTTACATCAAAAATTTTGGAGATGAGATGGATGATGAGAGGCTGAAGGAAGTTTTCAGCAAATACGGCAAAACCCTGAGTGTTAAGGTTATGACAGATTCCAGTGGAAAATCCAAAGGCTTTGGCTTTGTGAGTTTTGATAGCCATGAGGCTGCCAAAAGGGCTGTTGAAGAAATGAATGGAAAGGACATAAACGGACAGCTGCTTTTTGTAGGCCGGGCACAGAAGAAAGCAGAGAGACAGGCTGAGTTAAAGCAAATGTTTGAGCAGCTGAAACATGAAAGATTTCGGCGGTGCCAGGGTGCGAAGCTCTATATTAAGAACCTGGATGAGACCATTGATGATGAAAAACTGCGGAGGGAATTTTCTACATTTGGATCAATTAGCAGGGTTAAGGTAATGCAGGAAGAAGGGCGAAGCAAAGGGTTTGGCTTGATCTGCTTCTCCTCTGCGGAGGAGGCCACTAAAGCAATGACGGAGATGAATGGCCGCATCTTAGGCTCCAAGCCACTCAACATCGCCCTGGCCCAGAAACCCTAG